Sequence from the Nitrospinaceae bacterium genome:
TTGCCAGACCAGCCTGGCAGATGAAGCGGGGTTGATCGACTGGTTCCGGCAAACGTATTTCGTGCTTCGCTGGCGATGGCAGCTCAAGCAAAAGCGGGAAAAAGTAAGCCGTCCCGACAGGATGTCTTTTTTTAAGGCCATTGGTTATTTCTTTTTAGGGGCGGTCTTGAGCGGCGTGGGGGTGATCTTGTTCACTGAAGCGGTCAGCAACAACTCCTTCTCCAAAGGATTGATTGCCATCCTTTTTCTTTTCTACGGGGTGTTCACCCTGAAAGGTCTCTTCGTCAAAAAATAAATCAAGGGTCGTTTTCCTTATTTTATTTCCGCAACGATTCTCAGCGGTGCGCCGCTTCCCCTGCCAATTTTCATAGGCAGAGCGATCACCCGCAGTCCCTTGGCAGGCAGGTTGACGAGGTTGCAGATGTTTTCGAAACCGGGGACGTTGGCCTCTCCAAAAATCTGATGCGCGATGAAATCCTGCGATTGCCCGGCATCCAGACTGGGTGTGTCCAATCCGACCGATCCCACATTTCTTTCATCGACCAGAAACCGCGCCGCCTCGGCGCCGAACCCCGGAAAGTGAAGGTTACCGACATCACCGGGTTTGTCCGTTCCGAGATACTTCTTTTTATCCGGCCAGAACGCTTCCCAGCCGGTAAGCACGAGAACCGCTGCACCTTCGGGAATTTTTCCGTATTGCTTTTCCCACTCCAGAAAGTCCTCCTTACGGATCAGATAGTCGGGATTATTCAAGGCGTGTTTGCGAACGTCCACAACGATTCCCGAAGCGATCAGGCGTTCTAGAGGGATTTCCTCGACGTGCCATTTGCCGCGCGCGAAATGGGCGGGGGCGTCGAGATGCGTCCCTCCATGCTCCGACCCGCTCATGTTGTTCGCTTCGTACCAATACCCTTTGGGCGTAAAACCTTCATGGACCTTTTCCAGCGTGAACGGTTTGCTGGTCGGCCAGTAGATGGTGGTTTCGTCAAAAGAATGCGTCAAATCCACCAGACGGGGTCCGGCCATTGCTGTCTGTGTCCCCAAAGAGCTGGCAATGAGGCACAATATCAATAATGACTTCATGAAAAAATTTTCAACCGCTTGCAATGGAGAAATCCTTTAAGAAAATAGTGTATCCTAAATATAACATGAATTATTTTGAGAGCGTTTCAATATGTCCGTAGCCCAGGAATCCAAACTGCAATCCATCAACCTCCCGGTGAAAGGGATGAGTTGCGCCAGTTGTTCGGCCCGCATCGAGAAAAAAGTCGGGGAACTCGAAGGCGTGGGAACGGCCAGTGTGAATTTTGGCGCCGAGTCGGCCACCGTTGTCTACGATCCGAAAATCATTTCTCCGGCGGATGTCACTCAGACGATCGAAAAACTCGGGTTTCAGGTTCCGGGAGCCAAAGAAGTTTTTAAAGTCGAAGGAATGACATGCGCCTCGTGCGTCTCCCGCGTGGAGAAAAAGTTGTCCGGGCTGGAAGGTGTGCTGGAAGCCCGCGTGAATCTGGCGACGGAAAAAGCGGTGATCGAGTATCTTCCGGCTCTCACGGGCTTGCAAAACTTTCAATCCGCATTAAAGGATATCG
This genomic interval carries:
- a CDS encoding cyclase gives rise to the protein MQAVENFFMKSLLILCLIASSLGTQTAMAGPRLVDLTHSFDETTIYWPTSKPFTLEKVHEGFTPKGYWYEANNMSGSEHGGTHLDAPAHFARGKWHVEEIPLERLIASGIVVDVRKHALNNPDYLIRKEDFLEWEKQYGKIPEGAAVLVLTGWEAFWPDKKKYLGTDKPGDVGNLHFPGFGAEAARFLVDERNVGSVGLDTPSLDAGQSQDFIAHQIFGEANVPGFENICNLVNLPAKGLRVIALPMKIGRGSGAPLRIVAEIK